In Desulfofustis limnaeus, the genomic stretch CCGATGTGGGATATCCTCAAGCGGCTCGCCGCCCTGAAGAACATGAATGTCTCTTGGGCTAGTGATGTCGATCAGCAGGTTCTCGTCGATGTCGACATTAATGCCAATGACGATTTCTACGAAGCAATCGATAATTTGCTGCGTCAGGTGGACTATTTTCACGAAGTGCAAGGCAATACCATTGTCGTCAAGTACAAAGAGACTCGTCGATTTCGCATCGCCATGCCCTTTGTTAAGTCTGATTACAAAACCGGCGTGGGTGGAAATCTACTCGGCAGCGACGATCTATCCAATAACGTTGATGGAACGATTGAACTCAAGGCTGATGGAAACACTTTTGACATCTGGGAAAACGTCCAAACCAATATGGACAAGATAATCGCCCTGTGGAGCACAACAGCGGTTACGGAAGGTGCGGATCAAACCGGCCAACCAGCAGCGGCAGAGGCCCCTGCCAATGCCCCGGCCGATGAGGCGCAGGTCATGGCAACGCGGCAGATCTCATCAGGCGGCGTCACCTATCTTATTGACAAACCGGTGGGCATTATAACGGTAACGGCCCCTCGCCCCTTGCTTGACGAATTACAGAAATATTTCGACACGCTGACCTCCGAACTCTACAAGCAGATCGCCATAGAAGCCAAAATCATCGAAGTCCAACTTACCGATAATTCTTCAATCGGTATTAACTGGAATAACGTTTTGAAAAACTTCGACATTACGGGCACCGTCACCTTCGGCGATCCCAATAGGGGGGGGCAAGTGTGGCCATATGTCAGCTCAAATAACTCCAAGTTCGACGATGGCTTTGAGCACGGAAATATTTACGACCCCACTCGATTTATTTCAAAACTTGTAATCAATCCCGCAAATTTCGACATTTTCCTGAATGCCCTTGAAACGCAAGGGGACACCCAAGTGTTGTCCAATCCTAAAATCAGCGTCCTGAACGGTCAACCGGCTTTAATAACCGTTGGCCGGAATGTCACTTACATCGAGAGCGTGGATGCTGACTTAGACAGCGAGACCGGTATCATAACCTATTCGACCGAAACCGAGCGTATTCTTTCCGGCATCGGCATGGTGCTCACGGCAACCATTCTGGACGACCGGGAGATCATCATGAATCTCGTACCGATCACGTCCGAGCTTCTGGAACCAATAGAATACAAAGAATTCGGTACGTTGGGAACCCAGATAGGTCTACCGGTAGTCAATGTTCGAGAGATGAGCACGACGGTACGGGTGAAAGACAATGAAATGTTGGTCATTGGCGGGTTGATCAGTGATACCAAGGACACCGATAGTAACTTCTTCCCATTACTCGGCAAGGTCCCGGTTCTACGCTATCTGTTTGGCTACGAGGAAAAAGTTAACGAGAAGCGTGAGCTGATAATCCTATTGAAACCGCGAATCATTTAAGTTGCAAAACTATAGTTTTCGAGGTCATCATTTCATCATTAAGGCAGGGAGATTATCATGAACAGGCTGAAATATCTGATCGTCGGATTTTTAGCATTGCTGGTGGCCGGTTGCGGCCAGACCGTCGTCGAGACGCTCAACGTTCCCCAGGGACCGGGGCA encodes the following:
- the mshL gene encoding pilus (MSHA type) biogenesis protein MshL, which translates into the protein MKATKGLLVPLAIMLFLLASCSSRQDAVTETDVAATPPAPEQQAAPEAQPSLAGPGNLPVMYQSPAYIVGSEEDAELDLGKDATSVKVGATIKSTRGPQPMWDILKRLAALKNMNVSWASDVDQQVLVDVDINANDDFYEAIDNLLRQVDYFHEVQGNTIVVKYKETRRFRIAMPFVKSDYKTGVGGNLLGSDDLSNNVDGTIELKADGNTFDIWENVQTNMDKIIALWSTTAVTEGADQTGQPAAAEAPANAPADEAQVMATRQISSGGVTYLIDKPVGIITVTAPRPLLDELQKYFDTLTSELYKQIAIEAKIIEVQLTDNSSIGINWNNVLKNFDITGTVTFGDPNRGGQVWPYVSSNNSKFDDGFEHGNIYDPTRFISKLVINPANFDIFLNALETQGDTQVLSNPKISVLNGQPALITVGRNVTYIESVDADLDSETGIITYSTETERILSGIGMVLTATILDDREIIMNLVPITSELLEPIEYKEFGTLGTQIGLPVVNVREMSTTVRVKDNEMLVIGGLISDTKDTDSNFFPLLGKVPVLRYLFGYEEKVNEKRELIILLKPRII